A single window of Streptococcus cristatus ATCC 51100 DNA harbors:
- a CDS encoding response regulator transcription factor: MKIFVLEDDLKQQAYMESTIQGILEKNGWECHFLEIYGKPDMLIDAVRERGSHQIFFLDIEIKQETQKGLEVAGKIRKLDPYALIVFVTTHSEFMPLTFRYQVSAFDFIDKGLPEEDFIKQIEQDLAYLYERKDSFQAEETFLFENSKSDFQVPFNEIYYFETSEVPHRLVLYTKKERIEFYGQLSEITKQDKRLYRCHRSYVVNPANISQLDKIENIAYFPNGASCYVSRLKMKGLRTALRQ; encoded by the coding sequence ATGAAAATTTTTGTATTAGAAGATGATCTTAAGCAACAAGCCTATATGGAGTCAACCATTCAGGGGATTCTGGAAAAGAATGGCTGGGAATGCCATTTTTTAGAAATCTATGGCAAGCCGGACATGCTGATTGATGCAGTAAGGGAACGGGGGAGCCATCAGATTTTCTTTTTGGATATTGAGATTAAGCAAGAGACGCAGAAGGGACTAGAGGTGGCAGGAAAGATTCGCAAGTTGGACCCCTATGCTCTGATTGTATTTGTGACGACTCACTCAGAATTTATGCCCTTGACTTTTCGCTATCAGGTATCAGCTTTTGACTTTATTGATAAAGGTTTGCCTGAGGAAGATTTTATCAAGCAGATTGAGCAGGACTTGGCCTATCTTTACGAGAGAAAGGACAGCTTTCAAGCTGAGGAAACTTTTCTCTTTGAAAATTCTAAGTCGGATTTTCAGGTGCCTTTTAATGAAATCTATTATTTTGAGACATCAGAAGTGCCTCATAGACTAGTTCTCTATACCAAGAAAGAGCGCATCGAATTTTACGGACAACTTTCTGAGATTACAAAGCAGGACAAGCGTCTCTATCGGTGTCATCGCTCTTATGTGGTCAATCCAGCGAATATCTCTCAGCTGGATAAGATAGAAAACATAGCCTATTTTCCTAATGGCGCTAGTTGCTATGTATCACGCCTCAAGATGAAAGGATTACGGACAGCTTTAAGGCAGTAG
- a CDS encoding LytTR family DNA-binding domain-containing protein, with protein MATIIIKDGSTLRKLDLSTIYYVQSHPQKTHTVLIFTRQGNYSFRASLTELAKLYPDELVHCNRQTLVNLAKVQGFNRERKSLFFERSDLGDIVCSRRHLSSLIKRWSQEGRK; from the coding sequence ATGGCTACTATCATAATCAAAGACGGCAGTACTCTTCGAAAGCTGGATCTTTCAACAATTTACTATGTCCAGTCCCATCCTCAAAAGACGCACACTGTTCTTATCTTCACTAGACAAGGCAACTACAGCTTTAGGGCTTCTCTGACTGAGCTGGCTAAGCTCTATCCTGATGAGTTGGTTCACTGTAATCGTCAAACACTGGTCAATTTAGCCAAGGTTCAAGGATTTAACAGGGAGCGTAAAAGCTTGTTCTTTGAGCGGTCTGACTTAGGAGATATTGTCTGCTCAAGGCGTCATTTATCCAGTCTCATCAAGCGCTGGTCTCAGGAAGGAAGAAAATAA
- a CDS encoding TetR/AcrR family transcriptional regulator, translating into MAEKKISEKSLANLKIYNQESNRITKESLEISLMQLLEKKDLKKITISELVERAGVSRAAFYRNYSSKEEILEGIFKNTVQGIVDKLEQFNFKTEMYQIWLFLFKEAKKEARVISLAIDYNFEKLLTQAVFDFLEKRSKGGKKTANSYMNSFWSSAVVSVLSKWIKEGMKVPAEKIAALGMPLFPQKKKK; encoded by the coding sequence ATGGCGGAAAAGAAAATATCAGAAAAATCCCTCGCAAATTTAAAAATTTATAATCAAGAATCTAATCGAATTACGAAGGAATCCTTGGAAATTTCTCTGATGCAACTGCTAGAGAAAAAAGATTTGAAAAAGATTACCATCTCTGAATTAGTCGAGCGAGCTGGGGTTTCGCGCGCAGCCTTTTATCGTAACTATAGCTCCAAAGAAGAAATCCTAGAGGGAATTTTCAAAAATACGGTTCAGGGAATTGTCGACAAGCTGGAGCAGTTTAATTTCAAGACAGAAATGTACCAGATTTGGCTTTTTCTTTTTAAGGAAGCCAAGAAGGAAGCGCGTGTCATTAGTCTGGCTATTGACTATAATTTTGAAAAGTTGCTGACGCAGGCGGTCTTTGATTTCCTTGAAAAGCGTAGCAAAGGTGGAAAGAAGACAGCTAATTCCTATATGAATTCATTCTGGAGTTCTGCGGTTGTTTCGGTGCTTTCCAAATGGATCAAAGAAGGCATGAAGGTGCCAGCTGAAAAGATTGCTGCGTTGGGCATGCCTCTTTTCCCACAGAAAAAGAAAAAGTAA
- a CDS encoding DegV family protein: MTWKIVADSGCDYREITDLANQTKFESVPLTIQIDNEIFVDNAHLDIDDMMEKMYATSTASKSACPSPDDYLRSFEGAENIFVVTITGSLSGSHNSAQLAKKLFLEENPTANIHVIDSLSAGGEVDLIVKKLNELIKEGLSFEQVVEAITHYQENTKLLFVLAKVDNLVKNGRLSKLIGAVVGLLNIRMVGEASDTGTLELLQKARGAKKALTAAVDEVLKAGYKGGRIIIAHRNNEKFCQQFSEVIKEKFPAADISFLPTSGLCSFYAEEGGLLMGYEI; encoded by the coding sequence ATGACTTGGAAAATTGTTGCCGATTCTGGCTGTGACTACCGTGAGATTACAGATCTGGCCAACCAAACAAAGTTTGAGAGCGTGCCGCTAACCATTCAGATCGATAATGAGATTTTTGTAGATAACGCTCATCTCGATATTGATGATATGATGGAAAAAATGTACGCTACTTCAACCGCTTCAAAATCAGCCTGCCCAAGCCCTGATGACTACCTCAGAAGCTTTGAAGGAGCTGAAAATATCTTTGTCGTGACAATTACGGGCTCTCTTTCTGGTAGCCACAATAGCGCCCAGCTAGCTAAAAAACTTTTCTTAGAAGAAAACCCAACAGCAAATATCCATGTTATTGACAGTCTTTCGGCTGGTGGCGAAGTTGATTTGATTGTCAAAAAATTGAACGAGCTCATCAAAGAAGGGCTTTCTTTCGAGCAAGTCGTAGAAGCCATCACCCACTACCAAGAAAATACGAAACTTCTCTTTGTACTAGCTAAGGTAGATAATCTGGTCAAGAATGGTCGGCTCAGCAAGCTGATTGGTGCAGTTGTCGGCCTCCTCAATATTCGCATGGTCGGCGAAGCCAGCGATACTGGTACTCTGGAGCTTCTCCAAAAAGCTAGAGGGGCTAAAAAGGCCCTGACTGCTGCTGTCGATGAAGTTCTGAAAGCTGGATATAAGGGCGGCCGCATTATCATTGCTCATCGCAATAACGAGAAATTTTGCCAGCAATTTTCGGAAGTCATCAAGGAAAAATTCCCAGCTGCCGACATTTCATTCCTACCAACTTCTGGACTTTGCAGCTTTTATGCGGAAGAAGGCGGCCTCTTAATGGGCTACGAAATTTAA
- a CDS encoding XRE family transcriptional regulator, translated as MARGRGVASPQDKEAIRLISKKIKTLLKQKQIKQIELSRGTGIPASTLTGYIKGNSLPVLENMQKIADFFDMDVQELDPRYLSVHSPTPFSLEFADIFQSLDQSRKQAVTDFAKKELENQTTEERLKDDYFPYKVYESFQTFLNKPEQADIVWLDKELDYDIALWIRTDSLEPKYPQGSVALIKNTHFEFAGAIYAIDYDGQTILKRVFNDPTGIRLISLNKKYSDKFIPHQEEPKVIGRVMAAFMPLDLSEQAQKPL; from the coding sequence ATGGCCAGAGGACGCGGTGTCGCTAGCCCCCAGGATAAGGAGGCAATACGGCTCATTTCTAAAAAAATCAAAACTTTATTGAAGCAAAAGCAAATCAAACAAATTGAACTTTCCCGAGGAACAGGAATTCCAGCCAGCACTCTTACTGGCTATATCAAAGGAAATTCCCTACCTGTCCTAGAAAATATGCAAAAAATTGCAGACTTCTTTGATATGGATGTCCAAGAGCTGGATCCTCGCTATTTATCTGTTCATAGCCCTACACCATTTTCGCTAGAGTTCGCAGATATTTTCCAATCTCTAGACCAGAGCCGCAAGCAAGCTGTGACAGACTTTGCTAAAAAAGAGCTGGAAAATCAAACGACTGAGGAAAGATTAAAAGATGATTATTTTCCTTACAAGGTCTATGAAAGCTTCCAGACTTTCTTGAATAAGCCCGAACAGGCTGACATCGTCTGGTTAGACAAAGAGCTTGACTATGATATCGCCCTCTGGATTCGGACAGATTCGCTGGAACCCAAGTATCCGCAAGGGTCTGTAGCTCTCATCAAGAATACACATTTTGAATTTGCAGGCGCTATCTATGCCATCGATTACGACGGGCAAACCATTTTGAAAAGAGTTTTCAATGATCCAACTGGCATCCGCCTCATTTCTCTCAATAAAAAATACAGCGATAAATTTATCCCGCATCAAGAAGAACCCAAGGTCATCGGCCGTGTCATGGCCGCCTTTATGCCCTTAGATTTATCAGAACAAGCACAAAAGCCACTTTAG
- a CDS encoding DUF1697 domain-containing protein, whose protein sequence is MRYALLLRGINVGGKNKVVMADLKKDLAGLGFENPVSYINSGNLFFDSEEREERIRDILSAYFSRSYDFPLPFVLVSSAMLEKEIANLPTWWQDETAFRRDVLFYLPETDRESVQELAGSWANDKEQLHFGQTAFFYSNADQADYLKSNYHKKLLKSSFYKQLTIRNGKTFQKIVELVGNE, encoded by the coding sequence ATGCGTTATGCACTTTTACTCCGCGGCATCAATGTTGGCGGAAAAAACAAGGTCGTTATGGCTGATTTGAAGAAAGATTTGGCTGGGTTGGGTTTTGAAAATCCAGTTTCCTACATCAATAGCGGCAATCTTTTCTTTGATAGCGAGGAGCGGGAGGAGAGGATTCGGGATATCTTGTCGGCTTATTTCAGTCGGTCTTACGATTTTCCGCTGCCTTTTGTCCTTGTCAGCTCTGCCATGCTTGAAAAAGAAATAGCAAATCTGCCTACTTGGTGGCAAGATGAGACAGCCTTTCGGCGCGATGTTCTCTTTTATTTGCCAGAGACAGATAGGGAGAGCGTTCAAGAGCTGGCAGGCAGCTGGGCGAATGACAAGGAGCAACTACATTTTGGGCAGACGGCTTTCTTTTATAGCAATGCTGACCAAGCGGACTATCTTAAGTCCAATTACCATAAAAAACTGCTCAAATCTAGCTTTTACAAGCAACTGACTATCCGAAACGGTAAGACTTTCCAGAAGATTGTGGAGTTGGTTGGAAATGAGTGA
- a CDS encoding GNAT family N-acetyltransferase has translation MVITIKTMETAEEIEEKSRVHWQTWREAYDEILPAEFQEQMTLDKCRFYSQKYPENTLIALDDAKVVGFVSYGDFRDPATIAGEIIALYVLKDYYGKGVGHQLMQAAFAALDSYPEILLWVLEDNKRAIAFYGKMGFVFDGEEKVIDLGKAVKEKRMIYMRNSNS, from the coding sequence ATGGTCATCACTATCAAAACAATGGAAACAGCTGAGGAGATAGAAGAGAAATCCAGAGTTCATTGGCAGACATGGCGAGAAGCTTATGATGAGATTTTGCCTGCGGAATTTCAAGAGCAAATGACCTTGGATAAGTGCCGATTTTATAGTCAAAAGTATCCTGAAAATACCTTGATCGCCTTGGATGATGCTAAAGTGGTCGGTTTTGTTAGCTACGGTGATTTTCGAGATCCAGCTACGATAGCGGGTGAAATTATCGCTTTGTATGTCTTAAAAGATTATTATGGCAAGGGTGTAGGACATCAGCTCATGCAGGCTGCATTTGCTGCCTTGGATAGTTATCCAGAGATTTTATTATGGGTGTTAGAAGATAACAAACGTGCCATCGCTTTCTATGGAAAAATGGGTTTTGTTTTTGACGGCGAGGAAAAGGTCATTGACCTAGGAAAAGCTGTGAAAGAAAAACGGATGATTTACATGAGAAACTCAAACAGTTAG
- the uvrB gene encoding excinuclease ABC subunit UvrB has translation MINRITDNKFELVSKYEPSGDQPQAIEQLVDNIEGGEKAQILMGATGTGKTYTMSQVIARVNKPTLVIAHNKTLAGQLYGEFKEFFPNNAVEYFVSYYDYYQPEAYVPSSDTYIEKDSSVNDEIDKLRHSATSALLERNDVIVVASVSCIYGLGSPKEYSDSVVSLRPGLEISRDKLLNDLVDIQFERNDIDFQRGKFRVRGDVVEIFPASRDEHAFRVEFFGDEIDRIREVEALTGRVLGEVDHLAIFPATHFVTNEDHMEVAIAKIQAELEEQLAIFEKEGKLLEAQRLKQRTEYDIEMLREMGYTNGVENYSRHMDGRSEGEPPYTLLDFFPDDFLIMIDESHMTMGQIRGMYNGDRSRKEMLVNYGFRLPSALDNRPLRREEFESHVHQIVYVSATPGDYEKEQTDTVIEQIIRPTGLLDPEVEVRPTMGQIDDLLGEINARVEKNERTFITTLTKKMAEDLTDYFKEMGVKVKYMHSDIKTLERTEIIRDLRLGVFDVLVGINLLREGIDVPEVSLVAILDADKEGFLRNERGLIQTIGRAARNSEGHVIMYADTMTQSMQRAIDETARRRAIQMAYNEEHGIVPQTIKKEIRDLISVTKAALPDKEETVEIESLSKQERKDMIKKLEGQMQEAAGLLDFELAAQIRDMILEIKAMD, from the coding sequence ATGATTAACAGAATAACAGATAATAAATTTGAATTGGTTTCTAAATATGAGCCTTCAGGTGACCAGCCACAGGCTATTGAGCAGTTGGTGGACAATATCGAGGGGGGCGAGAAAGCCCAGATTCTCATGGGGGCGACGGGTACTGGTAAGACCTATACCATGAGTCAGGTTATCGCTCGGGTCAATAAGCCGACTCTGGTTATCGCCCATAATAAAACGCTGGCCGGTCAGCTTTATGGTGAGTTCAAGGAGTTCTTCCCCAATAACGCCGTGGAATACTTCGTTTCCTACTATGATTACTATCAGCCTGAGGCCTATGTGCCTTCCAGCGATACCTATATCGAAAAGGATAGCTCGGTCAATGATGAGATTGACAAGCTCCGTCACTCAGCGACATCAGCCCTCTTGGAGCGCAATGATGTGATTGTCGTGGCTTCGGTCTCTTGTATCTATGGTCTGGGATCGCCTAAGGAATACTCTGATAGCGTGGTTAGTCTGCGTCCAGGCCTTGAAATTTCCCGTGACAAGCTACTTAATGATCTGGTAGATATCCAGTTTGAGCGCAATGACATTGACTTTCAGCGGGGTAAATTCCGTGTTCGAGGCGATGTGGTGGAGATTTTCCCAGCTTCTCGGGATGAACATGCCTTTCGGGTGGAGTTTTTCGGAGATGAGATTGACCGGATTCGTGAAGTCGAAGCCTTGACCGGTCGAGTCTTGGGTGAGGTGGATCATTTGGCCATCTTCCCAGCCACTCACTTCGTGACCAATGAAGACCACATGGAAGTAGCCATTGCCAAGATTCAGGCTGAGCTGGAGGAGCAGCTAGCTATCTTTGAGAAGGAAGGCAAGCTGCTGGAAGCCCAGCGCTTGAAGCAGCGCACGGAGTACGATATCGAAATGTTGCGCGAGATGGGCTATACAAACGGCGTTGAGAACTATTCTCGCCACATGGATGGTCGGAGCGAAGGAGAGCCGCCTTATACCCTTCTGGACTTTTTCCCTGATGATTTCTTGATTATGATTGACGAGAGTCACATGACCATGGGACAGATTCGGGGCATGTACAATGGTGACCGCTCTCGGAAGGAGATGCTGGTTAATTATGGCTTCCGCTTGCCGTCTGCCTTGGACAACCGTCCGCTGCGCCGAGAAGAATTTGAGAGTCATGTTCACCAGATTGTCTATGTATCGGCTACGCCGGGCGACTATGAGAAAGAGCAGACGGATACTGTTATTGAGCAGATTATCCGGCCGACAGGGCTTCTGGATCCTGAAGTGGAAGTCCGTCCAACCATGGGGCAAATCGATGATCTTTTGGGCGAAATCAATGCTCGTGTCGAAAAGAATGAGCGGACCTTTATCACAACCCTGACCAAGAAGATGGCGGAAGATTTGACGGACTACTTCAAGGAAATGGGTGTCAAGGTCAAATACATGCACTCGGACATCAAGACCTTGGAGCGGACTGAGATTATCCGTGATTTGCGCTTGGGTGTCTTTGATGTTTTGGTTGGGATTAACCTGCTGCGCGAGGGAATCGACGTTCCGGAGGTTAGTCTGGTAGCAATTCTTGATGCGGACAAGGAAGGTTTCCTCCGCAACGAACGTGGCCTTATCCAGACTATTGGACGGGCAGCCCGAAACAGTGAGGGGCATGTGATTATGTATGCCGACACTATGACCCAGTCCATGCAGCGAGCTATCGATGAAACTGCCCGCCGTCGGGCAATCCAGATGGCTTACAATGAAGAGCATGGCATTGTACCGCAGACCATCAAGAAAGAAATCCGTGACCTGATCAGTGTGACCAAGGCTGCCCTGCCAGACAAGGAAGAAACTGTCGAAATTGAAAGCCTCAGCAAGCAAGAGCGCAAGGACATGATCAAGAAACTGGAAGGTCAGATGCAAGAAGCTGCCGGACTTCTGGACTTCGAACTGGCCGCACAGATTCGCGATATGATTCTGGAAATAAAGGCGATGGATTGA
- a CDS encoding CPBP family intramembrane glutamic endopeptidase, with translation MFKSRMLDNVKLSRYIPPIWLAVLISIGFIHVGEIFAGIIIGTVLAMVNPIADRATLMEVFGHYYIFFQLGSFFFMALLVFLWVKFREKRAFSSLGFFKEGWLKELGRGFLIGAVQFSLVVVLLLVTGTGSLKFGQVNLQSLIFVLAIIPFWILQGGTEELVTRGWLFPAVSAKSNIFIGILISSALFGALHLFNPGVTILSIVNIILDGIFACFLMLKYDNMWVLAGMHGAWNFVQGNIYGIQVSGQGASTSILNYSSQSSVDLLSGGAFGAEGSIFASIVLIGCVAYLYWSLKKENRLPQALIFKK, from the coding sequence ATGTTTAAATCACGCATGTTAGATAATGTGAAGCTGTCGCGCTACATTCCTCCTATTTGGTTAGCAGTTCTGATCTCCATTGGCTTTATCCACGTAGGAGAAATCTTTGCAGGGATCATCATTGGAACTGTGCTTGCCATGGTAAATCCGATAGCTGACCGGGCTACACTTATGGAAGTGTTCGGGCATTATTATATCTTTTTTCAGCTGGGTAGTTTTTTCTTTATGGCCTTACTTGTTTTTCTGTGGGTCAAGTTTCGAGAAAAGAGAGCTTTCTCCAGCCTGGGTTTCTTTAAGGAAGGATGGCTGAAAGAACTGGGCAGAGGCTTCCTTATTGGAGCCGTTCAGTTTTCACTGGTTGTTGTCTTGCTCTTGGTAACGGGGACAGGCAGTCTGAAATTTGGTCAGGTGAATTTGCAGTCTTTGATTTTTGTCCTAGCTATCATTCCTTTCTGGATTCTCCAAGGTGGGACAGAAGAGCTAGTGACGCGTGGTTGGCTCTTTCCAGCCGTTAGCGCTAAGTCAAATATCTTCATTGGTATCTTGATTTCTAGTGCTCTATTCGGGGCACTGCACCTCTTTAACCCTGGTGTGACCATTCTTTCTATTGTCAATATCATACTAGACGGTATCTTTGCTTGTTTCCTTATGCTCAAGTATGACAATATGTGGGTACTGGCTGGTATGCACGGCGCTTGGAATTTTGTGCAAGGGAATATCTATGGTATTCAGGTCAGTGGCCAAGGAGCATCTACTTCAATCTTGAACTATAGCTCACAATCTTCTGTGGATTTGCTGTCCGGTGGAGCTTTCGGTGCTGAAGGATCTATTTTTGCCAGTATAGTCTTGATTGGCTGCGTTGCCTATCTCTACTGGTCACTCAAGAAAGAAAATCGTCTGCCTCAGGCGCTGATCTTTAAGAAATAA
- a CDS encoding ABC transporter substrate-binding protein/permease: MKKKIIAFLLALFPILALGTTTHADTIKIVSDTAYAPFEFKDSDQTYKGIDVDIINKVAEIKGWAYEMSFPGFDAAVNAVQAGQADAIMAGMTKTAEREKVFTMSDTYYDTKVVIATTKANTVKSYDQLKGKTVGVKNGTAAQRFLEKIKDKYGFTIKTFDTGDLMYNSLTAGAVDAAMDDQPVIEYAISQGQDLKISMKGEAVGSFAFGVKKGSKYEYLVTEFNEALAQMKKDGTLKDIITKWTAASGTSTNSAVPETTTKSGQKATPVKAKYTIASDSSFAPFVFQNDSNQYTGIDMDLIKAIAEDQGFTLEISNPGFDAAINAVQSGQADGMIAGMSVTEARKETFNFSEPYYTANSILAVTESSTISSYEDLKGKTVGVKNGTASQTFLVENQSKYGYKIKTFSDGSSMYDSLNSGSVAAIMDDEPVVKYAINQGKKMKTPIEGTPSGEVAFAVKAGTNPELIEMFNNGLANLKANGKYQEILDKYLSAEKDNSTTVDETTIWGLLQNNYKQLLSGLGITIALALISFAIAMVIGIIFGMFSVSPIKALRIISEIFVDVIRGIPLMILAAFIFWGIPNLLESMTGQQSPINDFVAGTIALSLNAGAYIAEIVRGGIQAVPVGQMEASRSLGISYGKTMRKIILPQATKIMLPNFVNQFVIALKDTTIVSAIGLVELFQTGKIIIARNYQSFKMYAILAVLYLVIITLLTRLAKRLEKRIH; encoded by the coding sequence ATGAAGAAAAAGATCATAGCTTTTCTGCTAGCGTTATTCCCTATCCTTGCGCTAGGGACAACCACTCACGCAGATACCATCAAAATCGTATCTGACACGGCTTATGCCCCATTTGAATTTAAAGATTCCGATCAAACCTATAAAGGGATTGATGTAGATATTATCAATAAAGTTGCTGAAATCAAAGGCTGGGCATATGAAATGTCCTTCCCTGGCTTTGACGCTGCTGTCAATGCCGTTCAAGCAGGACAGGCCGATGCCATTATGGCAGGTATGACCAAGACTGCTGAACGCGAAAAAGTCTTTACCATGTCTGATACATATTATGACACAAAAGTTGTCATCGCAACGACCAAGGCTAATACAGTAAAATCTTACGATCAGCTCAAAGGAAAGACTGTCGGAGTCAAAAATGGTACAGCCGCACAACGTTTCCTTGAAAAGATCAAGGACAAATACGGCTTTACTATCAAAACGTTTGATACAGGCGACCTTATGTATAACAGCCTAACAGCTGGAGCCGTTGATGCAGCTATGGATGACCAACCTGTTATCGAGTATGCAATCAGCCAAGGACAAGATCTGAAAATCTCAATGAAGGGTGAGGCCGTTGGTAGCTTCGCATTTGGTGTCAAAAAAGGAAGCAAATACGAATATCTGGTGACGGAGTTTAACGAAGCCTTGGCGCAGATGAAAAAAGATGGTACCTTGAAGGACATCATCACCAAGTGGACTGCCGCTTCTGGCACTTCAACCAACTCAGCAGTACCAGAGACGACAACCAAATCGGGGCAAAAAGCTACTCCAGTCAAAGCTAAATATACGATTGCCAGTGACTCATCTTTTGCTCCTTTCGTTTTCCAAAATGATAGCAACCAATACACTGGTATTGATATGGACTTGATCAAGGCCATTGCCGAAGACCAAGGTTTTACACTGGAAATCTCTAATCCTGGCTTTGACGCTGCCATCAATGCCGTTCAATCTGGACAGGCTGACGGGATGATTGCTGGGATGTCTGTGACAGAGGCCCGCAAAGAAACCTTTAATTTCTCTGAACCATACTACACTGCTAACTCTATCCTTGCGGTGACAGAATCAAGCACTATTAGCTCCTATGAAGACTTAAAAGGAAAGACCGTCGGAGTCAAGAACGGTACGGCCTCTCAAACCTTCCTCGTCGAAAACCAAAGCAAATACGGCTACAAAATCAAAACATTTTCAGACGGTTCTTCTATGTATGATAGTCTGAACTCTGGCTCTGTCGCTGCTATTATGGACGACGAGCCCGTTGTCAAATATGCCATCAACCAAGGCAAGAAAATGAAAACGCCAATCGAGGGAACCCCTAGTGGTGAAGTTGCTTTTGCAGTAAAAGCAGGCACCAACCCTGAACTCATCGAGATGTTCAATAATGGTTTGGCTAATCTAAAAGCGAATGGTAAATATCAAGAAATTCTTGATAAATATCTCTCAGCTGAGAAGGATAATTCCACAACCGTTGATGAAACAACTATCTGGGGACTTCTCCAAAACAACTACAAACAGCTGTTAAGCGGACTTGGAATTACCATTGCTTTAGCACTGATCTCCTTTGCGATTGCCATGGTGATCGGGATTATCTTTGGGATGTTTAGCGTCAGCCCTATCAAAGCGCTTCGCATCATTTCAGAAATTTTTGTTGACGTTATTCGTGGTATTCCACTTATGATTCTGGCAGCCTTCATTTTCTGGGGAATTCCAAATCTCCTTGAATCTATGACTGGTCAGCAAAGTCCGATTAACGACTTCGTTGCAGGAACAATTGCTCTGTCACTCAATGCTGGTGCTTATATCGCTGAGATTGTTCGCGGAGGGATTCAAGCCGTTCCAGTCGGACAGATGGAAGCTAGCCGAAGTCTGGGGATCTCGTATGGAAAAACCATGCGCAAGATTATCCTGCCTCAAGCAACCAAGATTATGCTGCCAAACTTTGTCAACCAGTTCGTCATCGCTCTCAAGGATACAACTATCGTATCAGCTATCGGACTTGTTGAGCTCTTCCAAACAGGTAAAATCATCATTGCCCGTAACTATCAGAGCTTCAAGATGTATGCTATCCTAGCAGTGCTTTACTTGGTCATCATCACACTCTTAACAAGATTGGCTAAACGCTTAGAAAAGAGGATTCACTAA
- a CDS encoding amino acid ABC transporter ATP-binding protein: MAKLKIDVNDLHKYYGENEVLKGISAKFYEGDVVCIIGPSGSGKSTFLRSLNLLEEVTSGTITVNGYDLTDKATNVDHVREDIGMVFQHFNLFPHMTVLQNITFAPVEHKRMSQADADKLGMELLEKVGLADKADAKPDSLSGGQKQRVAIARGLAMNPDIMLFDEPTSALDPEMVGDVLNVMKDLAQQGMTMLIVTHEMGFARQVANRVIFTADGEFLEDGKPDQIFDNPQHPRLKDFLDKVLNV; the protein is encoded by the coding sequence ATGGCTAAATTAAAAATTGATGTTAATGATTTACATAAATACTATGGTGAGAATGAAGTCCTAAAAGGGATTAGTGCTAAGTTTTATGAGGGAGATGTTGTTTGTATCATCGGTCCTTCTGGATCAGGTAAATCAACTTTCCTACGCAGCCTGAACCTACTTGAAGAAGTAACTAGTGGGACCATTACTGTCAACGGTTATGACTTGACAGACAAGGCTACCAATGTAGACCATGTTCGTGAAGATATTGGAATGGTTTTCCAGCACTTCAACCTCTTCCCACACATGACTGTCCTGCAAAATATCACCTTTGCTCCTGTTGAGCATAAGCGAATGAGCCAAGCTGATGCAGACAAACTTGGTATGGAGCTCTTGGAGAAGGTTGGGCTGGCAGACAAGGCTGATGCCAAACCAGACAGTTTGTCAGGAGGACAAAAACAGCGGGTGGCCATCGCTCGAGGATTGGCTATGAACCCGGACATTATGCTCTTTGACGAACCGACTTCTGCCCTTGACCCTGAAATGGTCGGCGACGTTCTCAACGTTATGAAGGATCTAGCTCAGCAAGGTATGACCATGCTGATCGTGACTCACGAAATGGGCTTTGCCCGTCAGGTCGCTAATCGTGTCATCTTCACTGCTGACGGTGAATTCCTAGAAGACGGCAAACCAGATCAAATCTTCGATAACCCTCAGCATCCACGCCTCAAGGACTTCTTGGACAAGGTACTCAATGTATAA